A portion of the Toxoplasma gondii ME49 chromosome VIIb, whole genome shotgun sequence genome contains these proteins:
- a CDS encoding 3'5'-cyclic nucleotide phosphodiesterase domain-containing protein (encoded by transcript TGME49_257945~Predicted trans-membrane domain (TMHMM2.0):204-227:238-261:264-287:307-330:333-356:362-380), which translates to MEGVNSFPLSVVPHQTESSESQGDAMKCITTPSSTRQPIGHFVGDVTAIERGTEKRTENPHKNGSQYRLLRSLQKRFNKDEIANADETVPEVVQSRSAFFPAEMPETHEYPAESESLDCRKTRPLQPYSALKCQDENNSSTAAEGWRIKIRRKTENGKSRKETCWKHRPLRKILRVMLPVPLRFEDPRDEEKFASTIQHQLQRNIWWTVSIPVCSLVLEFVMTRVSTPQFAPLLHTPHLLYTVGTFTLVMVFTLLFILSHVSAFIPLLESCLCISGCLYTLLLPLLCDHYRVAALLGLSPQETWGRDSFSDGPVLMALTALLFSVAIFIPVRDICLWPVCLVAVASFQAATLLTGGADGLRPSIINGLLLMLLAYLALAGRRALELQLRLQCQGMIQAQASVEALRARLATAASLPPPPTPPTALESVMNSLEDSLQRMANVKTALSSVKSQIVPGLLSSANVQHYSSVSAQASKRKGTHLERLWWRIERPSTAVREQSETSDRDGVTAAISRFLPSILSSQRKAGSAPEGTQRKRGGDGAEGVNRPAKQDNGEDGRREAEGSRVSGLWGVWMCTEVDQVMQDVQEVKRQLGDLGGLLKVDISAVLRASLPEESCSPSCASSPPTSPVADGGPALLSSATASNRRPIFLRDEMTTFACKQNSSASPNFSSRPEASSRFNPPLTLSARGSSVSGSAAGPATSQSADCNARFVAASSAVPVQSVSVFVPARQKRERGRNASSSAFRLFLGSELSGHGHASFQPSASSFRAALDGRHTRSISPRGTDVNVLVDAYATLRKKKKRQTSKTDWTNVKTALGMQPWRMEDLHEPASLFSSIVQGDREGTAGSWSPSGQTRTAAGGELQATKSEETQKERMDRGETWGVGERVTDQEDRGRESNRGEGRTRRRTKECPPDAKKRVNADDGSSKDGTSDTEVQDESGSERDSRNTSDENGRKLKRRNSTASQLLESTEAALSCPILLGRGVTSASESSSPPNGLSTVPQQSSPAPRAHRAWTVTQEVRKDPGDEGMQLDALAPMYFYIGDEEDDGTGSSYRSLLLLGEPQHQDVLHLPGKQVASASRPSRGVSSPDGIESSARSGNERDKASQDARVAHKSPAPCGLGAETMTSSFGLSCRPFRSSSARLGGPGRCGSRANEGQRGRQQRHRGRGNERHRKKNEGKLRHSPVNPAPSLDAQMSSAFVSYFPLQHLANQCARARYASKREHPYRHKLPNMWATDPPASGACLASHFASCDGGETASGATDTTNTASEEVASEATDSEETASDGGGREKSRKTVDTEERKAEARDRGTAARRAADEATEEQEDWGSPEMSTLFQKSYVASQETAVQIERLKERIGVCWSLDLVQLHACTGGRALQTVGESLLCLSPSISSFFRLSVPTPHAKTAHRRPSLSAFCPSPFHSASVSPLLCSFLETLSLSYHATVPYHNSVHGADVAHMLRCLLRIPSPRTRRSSALSSSLSIASLPSSPLPAERHSSSSSLAFGGEGTQGESSRTQERQRQLFAGHTHISANSEEGSGTLWGLLSSTQKAASMIAALAHDVGHPGTTNAFEMNRRSLLALTYNDNSVLEQFHSSVAFFLLHHHHLLLPSSPHCSTLERTRKRRSANHEAAAPSRKNEAGTQISSREASEAGNLELVGEDAAEQERGESVCAESLCDRIEREEYYRNFRKEVIELIVHTDMTKHFSLLALFKVKRQTGGLDIVNNEEDRSMLLKMLLKAADIGHATKAFDFHFFLSCCLIEEFHRQGDEEKKRGMVISPLCDRQQELRQIFSSQAGFLQVVCLDFFSELADVARDLEHAQTLQLQSASAGPEGASGPRPASSGSRSHQRRDCAASRASGEEGRNFEASKDRQLVSRSFSSSASVPRLSSRKGFRRCLSTAEQPQPPLPSLTPSSPCRFALSSSAAYASGSLPSLLLSGAQSEDAGNRRAPPRLHPFRPLSGRGKTEPSSTALVREALPPQAASAAAAVSCVCHQASVTGTSVFKRPCVGDIGSPPGLQRRLPAEETKAAAADSATGIDPASAGEKRRVFSSGVSHPFALPHGGPESRGSEKSGNACMRSLSSFFRGPKARKEDTDDDARARQKRSQTLPSSLSLVSASRCNGAQAFANRLPVRHCLDAEEPGGGRGGQDAPTGHRRILSRGGSLPPNYRSSEGDQGGPKSQGDSAGTIGALRAEPTRTGETSDGKLRGTEAATGAKNRNAWSCPCETEESAATEGRESKDREAEAEVEEEERLCQGDFCEFCRNNSWSISRAASQHIASSTASAHSSSLLEACVTQIQRNKHAWEAMAEEQREPPRLLPADLLFGPFPRDGVGGLVRRHLKRWSTISPS; encoded by the exons ATGGAAGGAGTAAACTCATTCCCCCTCAGTGTGGTACCACATCAGACAGAATCCAGTGAATCTCAAGGAGACGCGATGAAGTGCATAACAACGCCGTCTTCAACAAGACAACCAATTGGGCATTTTGTGGGTGATGTCACTGCGATAGAGCGgggcacagagaaaaggactgAAAATCCACATAAAAATGGATCTCAGTACCGCCTCCTGAGGAGCCTTCAGAAACGTTTCAATAAGGACGAGATTGCAAATGCCGATGAAACTGTCCCTGAAGTTGTTCAGTCGcgctctgctttctttcctgcCGAAATGCCAGAAACACACGAGTACCCAGCAGAATCTGAGAGTCTAGATTGCAGGAAAACGCGTCCGCTTCAGCCATACTCGGCCCTGAAGTGTCAGGATGAAAACAACAGTTCGACCGCCGCTGAGGGGTGGAGAATCAAAatcagaagaaaaacggaaaacgGAAAGAGTAGGAAAGAAACCTGCTGGAAGCATAGGCCACTCCGGAAGATTCTGCGGGTTATGCTGCCGGTACCATTGAGATTTGAGGATCCACGCGATGAAGAAAAATTCGCTTCAACAATTCAG CACCAGCTGCAAAGGAACATCTGGTGGACTGTGAGCATCCCCGTCTGCTCGCTGGTTCTGGAGTTCGTAATgactcgcgtctccacaCCCCAGTTTGCGCCACTTTTGCATACTCCACATCTCCTCTATACTGTGGGAACGTTCACTCTTGTCATGGTTTTCACTCTTCTCTTTATTCTGTCTCACGTTTCTGCCTTTATCCCTCTTCTCGAAAGCTGCCTCTGCATCAGTGGATGCCTGTACACCTtacttctccctcttctctgcgacCACTATCGTGTCGCAGCACTCTTAGGCCTCTCACCTCAAGAGACATGGGGACGAGACAGCTTCTCTGATGGCCCCGTTCTTATGGCTTTGACGgcgctcctcttctccgttgcgATCTTCATACCAGTCCG TGACATATGCCTGTGGCCAGTGTGCCTAGtggctgtcgcttctttccaaGCTGCGACACTTCTCACGGGTGGCGCAGACGGCCTTCGTCCTAGTATAATCAACGGCCTTCTTCTTATGCTCCTCGCCTATCTCGCGCTCGCTG GGCGTCGTGCACTGGAGCTTCAGCTTCGCCTTCAATGCCAGGGCATGATCCAGGCGCAGGCATCAGTGGAAGCCCTTCGAGCCCGACTAGCGACCGCGGCTTCGCTGCCTCCACCACCTACGCCACCCACAGCCTTGGAATCCGTGATGAACTCCCTAGAGGATTCGTTGCAACGGATGGCCAACGTCAAAaccgctctctcctctgtgaaATCTCAAATTGTTCCCGGTCTCCTTTCATCAGCCAATGTCCAACATTACTCTAGTGTCTCCGCCCAAGCCTCGAAAAGGAAAG GTACCCACCTGGAGAGGCTCTGGTGGCGGATCGAACGGCCATCCACCGCGGTTCGAGagcagagcgagacgagcgacagagacggggTCACCGCTGCGATATCTCGATTCCTTCCGTCCATTCTTTCTTCACAACGAAAGGCGGGCAGCGCCCCAGAGggcacacagagaaagagaggcggcgacggGGCAGAAGGAGTGAACCGACCAGCAAAGCAAGACAATGGCGAAGACGGAAGACGTGAAGCAGAAGGCAGCCGCGTGTCCGGTCTATGGGGAGTGTGGATGTGCACCGAAGTGGACCAGGTTATGCAAGACGTGCAGGAGGTGAAACGCCAGTTAGGAGATCTCGGCGGTCTGCTCAAAGTCGACATCAGCGCTGTTTTACGG GCCTCTCTCCCCGAAGAGTCGTGTTCGCCATCGTgtgcctcctcgcctcctaCCTCTCCGGTAGCAGACGGTGGCCCAGCTCTCCTCAGTTCAGCAACAGCTTCAAATAGGCGCCCCATATTCCTACGTGATGAAATGACCACATTCGCATGCAAGCAGaactcttctgcgtcgcccaATTTTTCTTCCCGCCCTGAAGCGTCATCGCGTTTCAATCCCCCGCTGACCCTGTCTGCGCGAGGGAGCTCCGTCTCTGGCTCCGCAGCCGGTCCTGCGACTTCGCAGAGTGCCGACTGCAACGCTCGTTTTGTCGCTGCCTCCTCGGCTGTTCCCGTCCAGTCCGTTTCCGTCTTCGTGCCTGCCAGACAGAAACGTGAGAGGGGAAGGAATGCGTCCTCGTCagcctttcgtctctttcttggGTCGGAGTTGTCAGGCCATGGACACGCGTCCTTCCAgccttctgcgtcgtcgtTCAGGGCGGCGCTTGACGGCCGACACACTCGCAGCATCTCCCCACGGGGAACGGATGTAAACGTGCTCGTGGATGCCTACGCGAccctgaggaagaagaagaaacggcagACATCCAAGACGGACTGGACGAATGTAAAGACCGCACTCGGCATGCAACCCTGGCGTATGGAGGATCTCCATGAGcctgcttcgctcttctcatCAATCGTGCAAGGTGACAGAGAAGGCACCGCCGGGTCCTGGTCTCCCAGCGGGCAAACGAGAACCGCCGCTGGGGGGGAACTCcaagcgacgaagagcgaggagacccAGAAGGAAAGGATGGACCGCGGAGAGACGTGGGGAGTCGGAGAGAGGGTGACAGAtcaggaagacagaggcagagagagcaacagaggcgaaggccggactcgaaggagaacgaaagagTGTCCACCAGatgcaaagaagagagtgaaCGCAGATGACGGAAGCTCGAAAGATGGCACGTCTGATACAGAGGTGCAGGACGAGAGCGGCTCCGAGCGGGACAGTCGAAACACATCAGACGAAAATGGGAGAAAactgaagagacgaaactcAACCGCTTCGCAACTTCTTGAGTCCACCGAAGCGGCGTTGAGCTGCCCCATTCTCCTCGGCCGGGGTGTCACTTCCGCCTCAGAGTCCTCTTCCCCGCCTAACGGCTTGTCTACAGTCCCACAGCAGAGCTCACCCGCCCCCCGTGCACATCGTGCGTGGACAGTGACACAGGAGGTACGAAAGGACCCTGGAGATGAAGGGATGCAACTCGATGCTCTGGCTCCGATGTACTTTTACATtggggacgaagaagacgacggaacAGGGAGCAGCTACCGCTCTTTACTTTTGTTAGGAGAGCCGCAGCACCAGGATGTCTTGCATTTGCCAGGCAAACAAGTTGCCAGCGCCTCTCGGCCTTCTCGAGGTGTCTCTTCCCCAGATGGGATAGAGAGCTCGGCAAGGTCAGGCAACGAGCGAGACAAAGCGAGTCAAGACGCGCGGGTTGCACACAAGTCTCCCGCTCCTTGTGGACTCGGCGCTGAGACGATGACGTCTTCCTTTGGCCTTTCTTGTCGCCCCTTCCGTTCCTCGTCAGCTCGACTGGGTGGGCCAGGCAGATGCGGATCACGTGCGAATgaagggcagagaggacGACAACAGCGCCACCGAGGAAGGGGAAATgagagacaccgaaagaagaacgaggggaAACTTCGACACTCTCCTGTCAATCCTGCACCATCCCTTGATGCACAAATGTCCTCTGCGTTTGTGAGCTATTTTCCGCTCCAGCATCTGGCGAACCAATGCGCTCGCGCTCGTTACGCGTCAAAACGAGAGCACCCATATCGCCACAAACTGCCAAACATGTGGGCAACCGACCCCCCAGCTTCAGGTGCTTGCCTCGCCTCACACTTTGCTTCATGCGACggtggagagacggcgagcgGAGCAACAGACACCACCAACACAGCCAGTGAGGAAGTAGCTAGCGAGGCGACAGAtagcgaggagacagccagCGATGGGGGGGGTCGAGAGAAATCTCGTAAGACAGTGGacacggaggagaggaaggcggaggcCAGAGACCGAGGGACGGCAGCACGGAGAGCCGCAGAtgaagcgacagaggagcAAGAAGACTGGGGCAG CCCAGAGATGTCAACACTCTTTCAGAAGAGCTACGTGGCGtcgcaggagacagcagtACAAATCGAGCGACTGAAAGAACGGATCGGCGTTTGTTGGTCTCTGGACCTCGTCCAGctccatgcatgcacaggaggaagagcctTGCAGACG GTTGGGGAATCcctcctttgtctctcgccgtctATTTCATCCTTCTTCCGACTGTCTGTCCCCACCCCGCACGCGAAGACCGCTCACCGTCGGCCCTCTCTAAGTgccttctgtccttctccgttccattctgcgtctgtctctccgcttctctgctctttcctcGAGACGCTGTCGCTGAGTTACCACGCCACGGTCCCCTATCACAACTCTGTGCATGGCGCAGACGTCGCCCACATGCTCAGGTGTCTCCTGCGAATCCCTAGCCCTAGGACGAGACGGTCCTCGGCTCTCTCATCTTCGCTCTCGAttgcttctcttccatcTTCGCCTCTACCAGCTGAACGTCATTCAAGCAGCAGTTCGCTAGCATTCGGTGGTGAAGGCACACAAGGGGAGTCATCGCGGACACAGGAACGCCAGCGTCAACTCTTCGctggacacacacacatcagCGCAAATAGTGAAGAAGGTTCCGGGACGCTCTGGGGTCTCTTGTCTTCCACACAGAAGGCCGCGTCCATGATCGCCGCTCTTGCACACGACGTAGGACACCCAGGAACAACAAACGCTTTCGAG ATGAATCGAAGAAGCCTTCTCGCTCTGACATACAATGACAACTCTGTGCTGGAGCAGTTCCATTCTTCAGTCGcattttttcttctgcaccaTCACCATCTCCTCCTTCCGAGCTCGCCACACTGCTCGACGCttgagagaacgaggaagcgaaggtcGGCCAACCATGAAGCGGCAGCGCCGAGTCGCAAGAACGAAGCAGGAACTCAAATATCCAGTCGCGAAGCCTCAGAGGCAGGTAATCTTGAGTTGGtcggcgaagacgcagcagaaCAAGAACGGGGTGAATCTGTATGCGCCGAATCGCTTTGTGACCGCatcgaaagagaagagtaTTATCGAAACTTCCGCAAAGAAGTCATCGAGCTCATTGTCCACACCGACATGACAAagcatttctctctcctggctCTCTTCAAGGTCAAGCGACAGACTGGTGGACTTGACATCGT GAACAACGAAGAAGATCGTTCGATGCTGCTGAAGATGCTGTTGAAGGCGGCAGACATTGGTCACGCGACCAAGGCATTCGActttcacttcttcctctcttgttgCCTTATTGAAGAGTTTCACAG GCAAggtgacgaagaaaaaaaacgcggaaTGGTCATCTCGCCACTATGCGATCGGCAGCAAGAACTGCGACAAATCTTCTCCTCGCAAGCCGGCTTCCTTCAG GTAGTGTGTTTGGACTTTTTTTCTGAGCTGGCCGACGTTGCTCGCGACCTCGAGCACGCCCAGACGCTTCAGCTTCAGAGTGCGAGCGCCGGTCCTGAGGGGGCATCGGGTCCACGGCCGGCCTCTTCCGGCTCTCGTTCGCATCAGCGTCGGGACTGCGCGGCCTCACGAGCGTcaggtgaagaaggcagaaactTCGAAGCATCCAAAGACCGTCAACTGGTGTcgcgttccttctcgtcttccgcatctgttcctcgtctgtcttctaGGAAAGGCTTCCGTCGGTGTCTTTCAACTGCTGAGCAGCCTCAGCCGCCGCTGCCCTCACTGACTCCTTCCTCCCCGTGTCGATTCGCCCTGTCCTCTTCTGCAGCGTACGCTTCTGGTTCCTtgccctctctcctgctgtcGGGAGCACAGAGTGAGGACGCCGGAAACCGGCGAGCACCACCTCGCCTGCATCCCTTCCGTCCCCTCTCTGGCCGAGGCAAAACCGAGCCCTCTTCGACTGCTTTGGTCCGTGAGGCTCTTCCCCCGCAGGCGGCCTCTGCCgccgcagctgtctcctgtgtctgccACCAGGCCTCTGTCACTGGAACATCGGTCTTCAAGAGGCCGTGTGTTGGCGACATCGGCAGCCCCCCTGGGCTCCAAAGACGCCTGCCagccgaggagacgaaagccGCTGCGGCGGACTCTGCAACGGGGATCGACCCTGCGTCCgccggcgagaagcgaagagtcTTTTCCTCTGGGGTCAGCCACCCTTTCGCTTTGCCGCATGGCGGTCCCGAATCCCgtggaagcgagaaaagcggcaatgcatgcatgcggagTTTATCATCCTTTTTCAGGGGCCcaaaggcgaggaaagaagacactgACGACGACGCTCGAGCACGACAAAAAAGAAGTCAGACCTTGccgtcgtctctttccttggTCTCCGCCTCGCGTTGTAATGGCGCGCAAGCATTTGCCAACAGACTGCCAGTCCGACATTGTCTAGACGCCGAAGAACCAGgtggaggcagaggaggacAAGACGCGCCAACTGGTCACCGTCGGATACTcagcagaggcggcagccTGCCTCCGAACTATAGATCCAGCGAGGGCGACCAAGGAGGACCTAAATCTCAGGGTGACTCAGCAGGCACCATTGGTGCTCTCAGAGCAGAACCGACACgaacgggagagacgagcgacGGCAAACTACGAGGAACTGAGGCCGCGACAGGcgcgaagaacagaaatGCGTGGAGTTGCCCGTGCGAAACGGAGGAATCAGCGGCcacagaaggaagggaaTCGAAGGACCGAGAAGCGGAagcagaagtcgaggaggaagagcggctgtGTCAGGGGGACTTCTGTGAATTTTGTAGAAACAACTCTTGGTCCATCTCAAGAGCAGCGTCTCAGCATATCGCTTCCTCCACTGCCTCTGCTcattcctcgtctctgctggaGGCCTGTGTGACACAGATTCAGAGAAACAAACATGCATGGGAG GCCATGGCCGAGGAACAGCGCGAGCCCCCAAGGCTCCTCCCAGCAGACCTTCTATTTGGGCCATTTCCCCGAGATGGTGTTGGAGGACTCGTCCGGAGGCACCTCAAACGATGGTCAACGATCTCACCCTCCTGA
- a CDS encoding hypothetical protein (encoded by transcript TGME49_257925), which produces MRLDAPESPLGDVVFSTASSSSPHSVASSSSSRPLGVTSLLKGAMESDHEEGELLMQSETIPPRAFVGTPSLHNTPSEQTSADHAGKTRRVSRPLQRILRRSGNSTGYRSRALTPIILAVLSACLVSLKLFYLACVRSTNMTLPASTSSSSSSLEFASRLLPRFRASPFSSGSDDAGSSIRRLADSQGGAPNQGMPRNSELCHTGEGSGEEGPEQRASGENLARNEESPVQPSTGRELRGQARQELGEQETDDTVPTQGGGSSPERDQNTMRGRKRKISVEHEDDADNGVDVDETSGSVLALTELLMSSTKSDPLNDPYAESNEEELQRLLIEPEDIPDAQHADTAMRMYFRLFDNALKRVYLHPWRSGNTTVSTLNSLLRLFAQVVFWSNKFEMLYPRWPTCQDAPLRARTFEVKKRVESLVRRTLRDLFGDRLVHFTPQLELQLLRTAVGASRGVHHPLPLDSPVQPVILERDLADPFTSHFQHRRFGKERRGHADTQ; this is translated from the exons ATGAGGCTGGATGCTCCCGAGAGTCCCCTTGGGGACGTTGTGTTTTCtactgcttcgtcttcttctccccattCTGTTGCTTCATCATCTTCCTCTAGGCCACTGGGGGTCACAAGCCTACTTAAGGGCGCAATGGAAAGCGAtcatgaagaaggagaactgCTGATGCAGTCAGAAACCATCCCCCCGAGAGCTTTTGTCGGGACACCTTCGTTGCACAACACTCCGTCTGAGCAGACTTCCGCAGATCACgctggaaaaacgagacgagTGTCTCGCCCGCTGCAGCGGATATTGAGGCGAAGTGGAAACAGTACCGGATACCGCTCTCGAGCCCTTACACCCATAATTCTGGCTGTCCTGTCTGCTTGTCTAGTTTCCCTGAAACTCTTCTACCTCGCCTGTGTTCGTTCGACAAACATGACGCTCCCCGCGTCCAcatcgtcgtcttcttcctcgctggaATTCGCTTCCCGCTTGCTTCCTCGGTTTCGAGcttcccccttctcttcgGGTTCTGACGACGCCGGGTCTTCGATTCGGCGACTAGCAGATTCTCAGGGGGGAGCACCCAACCAAGGGATGCCGCGCAACAGTGAACTTTGCCACACAGGAGAGggcagcggcgaagaaggaccgGAACAGAGAGCATCCGGCGAAAATCTAGcacgaaacgaagagagtCCGGTGCAACCTTCAACTGGAAGAGAGTTACGAGGGCAAGCGCGGCAGGAATTGGGAGAGCAAGAGACCGACGACACGGTTCCCACCCAAGGAGGTGGCT CATCTCCGGAACGTGATCAAAATACGATGCGAGGGCGAAAGCGGAAGATTTCTGTGGAGCATGAAGATGACGCAGACAACGGCGTGGATGTTGATGAGACGTCAGGCAGTGTGTTAGCACTGACGGAGTTGCTGATGAGCTCAACAAAGTCAGATCCCCTAAACGATCCATACGCAGAATCAAATGAAGAAGAGTTGCAACGCCTCCTCATCGAGCCAGAGGACATCCCTGATG CGCAACATGCAGACACTGCGATGCGCATGTACTTTCGCCTGTTCGACAACGCCTTGAAAAGAGTCTATCTACATCCGTGGCGTTCCGGCAATACGACAGTCTCTACTCTTAACAGTTTACTACGCCTTTTCGCCCAAGTTGTATTTTGGTCGAACAAATTCGAGATGCTGTATCCTCGGTGGCCGACTTGTCAGGACGCACCCCTTCGTGCCAGAACGTTTGAGGTAAAGAAGCGTGTGGAGTCGCTAGTACGACGGACACTTCGCGACTTGTTCGGCGATCGATTGGTCCACTTCACACCGCAGTTGGAACTCCAGCTTCTTCGAACAGCGGTCGGGGCCTCACGTGGTGTCCACCATCCTCTTCCATTGGACTCCCCCGTTCAGCCGGTAATTCTTGAACGGGACTTGGCAGATCCATTTACCTCACATTTTCAACACAGGAGATTTGGTaaggaaagaaggggacacgcagacacacagTAA